Proteins encoded by one window of Halictus rubicundus isolate RS-2024b chromosome 18, iyHalRubi1_principal, whole genome shotgun sequence:
- the LOC143363003 gene encoding uncharacterized protein LOC143363003, producing the protein MPSRYGGETIIALSLSLFKRRHIRWDVAGSASSVPNTHDETAKRAGLRSSVVMRHLAIHGADRAFPPPHPTDWQTTRNSSTSLKIGAILLAIGLSQARTSGRDLSKESGSRVDSFVTEPPRLEVEPESEPEPEKEPKEDVKRKDSKEDDQLPILPPIILLDFGNDTDDDNATSEEKSKRTVNNGLGYGLDKNNLQPKRYNYYFPAGKSGTTVSIEESISPFMPKTIIENVQPAANQKGYYFGTQRNSFPSESAGLQAQSLSASNLQFLNAQQTKGQSTFGLRTKPQTPATSFGYQKLLSTPKPLAGSYGIQNSELGYRGNNVPTSTQSPLAFSPTETVRYVTPSPANFANPLSGTFHYARQGPFAVNAPGYAGQRQRTQSNINSHGFGSAGSVSQSVESSTVAPVNYNPRYQGSGQQTKLPNGPRYTVENGVRYENKVFWKYPDGRVSDVPPATYVETYSAYPDSNTGQHQPPTKSQGSHSIYEVSTTENSVYSQGPVQFPVVPEQNGQEPNLFVPPESLTGDSPRQQVFRLGYQNLVGRRQNANQPQPRKPGVQSNAAGHKVTYGSLYEPVTSRYMVNSPDPEYTDGYTTESTLNATTPISNLFASSADTSSPFGSRYTSKAQSYLDSVLSGADSPKKHGPPNNDPNNYSNLQYSDLLSYNPSISEYIRNPSSILNVRPTFVQAGNSLIPVIILRVDGVSPIRSKSTQNINLKALLQQYLVQYANSIQDLARPSTYDLGTESIGNGNGQSQVASKSPILDLIRLTQEDARDAPPPYDPMDYIGRSSYEASNLEFAKSLADSQYGERTQVRQKTKNVQIVDDPRFTSYKAKS; encoded by the coding sequence ATCGGCGCGATTCTTCTTGCGATCGGTCTCAGCCAAGCGAGAACTTCCGGAAGGGACCTGTCGAAAGAGAGCGGATCACGGGTGGACAGCTTCGTCACCGAGCCTCCCCGTCTCGAGGTCGAACCCGAatccgaacccgaacccgagaAAGAACCGAAGGAAGATGTGAAACGGAAAGACTCGAAGGAGGACGATCAACTGCCTATCCTGCCTCCTATCATTCTGTTAGACTTCGGCAACGACACGGACGACGACAACGCCACGTCCGAGGAAAAGTCGAAACGGACCGTGAACAACGGTCTCGGCTACGGTTTAGACAAGAACAACCTTCAGCCGAAGAGATACAACTACTATTTCCCGGCTGGGAAATCGGGCACCACCGTGAGCATCGAGGAATCGATCAGCCCGTTCATGCCGAAGACCATAATCGAGAACGTGCAGCCTGCTGCCAATCAGAAGGGATACTATTTCGGAACGCAACGCAACAGCTTTCCTTCCGAATCGGCTGGTCTGCAAGCTCAGAGTCTGTCCGCGTCGAATCTACAATTTTTAAACGCACAGCAGACGAAGGGACAGTCTACGTTCGGACTGCGAACAAAGCCGCAGACGCCAGCCACGAGCTTCGGCTACCAGAAACTGCTGTCGACGCCGAAACCGTTGGCCGGCTCGTACGGCATTCAGAATTCGGAATTGGGATACAGGGGTAACAATGTGCCGACCAGCACGCAATCGCCTTTGGCTTTCAGCCCCACAGAGACCGTCAGATACGTAACTCCGAGTCCGGCGAACTTCGCGAATCCGCTGAGCGGCACGTTCCACTATGCCAGACAGGGTCCTTTCGCGGTGAACGCGCCGGGCTACGCCGGTCAAAGGCAGCGTACGCAATCCAATATCAATTCCCATGGCTTTGGTTCCGCCGGCTCCGTCTCGCAAAGCGTCGAGAGTTCGACGGTCGCACCGGTCAACTATAATCCTCGTTACCAGGGCTCTGGACAGCAGACGAAGCTCCCCAACGGTCCCAGGTACACGGTCGAGAACGGCGTTCGCTACGAGAACAAAGTCTTCTGGAAGTACCCGGATGGCCGTGTGTCGGACGTTCCCCCGGCCACTTACGTGGAAACTTACTCCGCGTACCCGGACAGCAACACCGGGCAACACCAACCGCCAACCAAATCCCAGGGTTCTCATTCGATTTACGAGGTGAGCACCACGGAAAATAGCGTATACTCCCAGGGGCCGGTGCAGTTTCCCGTAGTTCCCGAGCAGAACGGACAGGAGCCAAACCTATTCGTTCCCCCGGAATCGTTGACGGGCGACTCGCCGCGGCAACAAGTGTTCCGTCTCGGTTATCAGAATTTAGTTGGTCGGAGGCAGAACGCGAACCAGCCGCAGCCACGGAAACCCGGTGTGCAGTCGAACGCCGCTGGCCACAAGGTCACCTATGGATCGCTCTACGAGCCGGTCACTTCCAGGTACATGGTGAACAGCCCCGATCCGGAATACACCGACGGTTACACCACCGAGTCTACCCTGAACGCCACCACGCCGATCTCCAACTTGTTCGCCTCGTCCGCTGACACGTCTTCTCCGTTCGGATCCAGGTACACGTCGAAGGCTCAGAGTTACTTGGACTCTGTTCTGAGCGGTGCGGACAGCCCCAAGAAGCACGGTCCACCGAACAACGATCCGAACAACTACTCGAATCTGCAATACTCCGATCTGTTGAGCTACAATCCGTCGATCTCGGAGTACATCAGGAATCCCTCGTCTATCTTGAACGTTAGGCCAACCTTCGTCCAAGCGGGTAACTCGCTTATCCCTGTGATCATTCTCAGAGTAGACGGTGTCTCGCCTATTCGGTCCAAGTCCACGCAGAACATCAATCTGAAGGCTCTGTTGCAACAGTATCTCGTTCAATACGCCAATAGCATTCAGGATCTGGCCCGTCCTTCCACCTACGATCTTGGAACCGAGTCTATTGGAAACGGAAACGGTCAAAGCCAAGTCGCGAGCAAAAGTCCGATCCTAGATTTGATTCGGCTGACGCAGGAAGATGCCCGCGATGCTCCACCCCCGTACGACCCCATGGATTACATCGGAAGATCGAGCTACGAGGCTAGCAATCTCGAGTTCGCGAAATCTTTGGCCGACAGCCAGTATGGCGAACGTACGCAGGTCCGGCAGAAGACGAAGAACGTGCAGATCGTCGACGACCCGAGATTCACCAGTTACAAAGCGAAGAGTTAA